The nucleotide sequence TGTAGAACAGGACCTCAATCGGGTTGGGCCGGTGTCCCGCCCGCCGACGTTCCCGGGCCGGACAGGGGCCTTGGGACCGAGGGCGGGACTCGGCGTAGAGCCACACCCGGCGGGACAGGTGCCGGTGCGGCTGACGACTCGGCCAAAGTTGCCAGACCGCTCGCCCGCCGCCAAGGGCCCCCTGATACGACCCGCCGTCGTAGCGAACTCCCGCGCCGTGGAACGGGAATACACCCCCCGGCGGTACCCCGCGCCGTCCTCGGCAGCCCCCTCCCGGGCCTGCCGCGCGGCCCCGGCGGCCGGGTCGGCCGGCATGCGCGGGCCCACCACCGGAACCCGGGCGGCCGGGCGGCGAACGTCTACGACGCGCCGTCGTGGTGGCCCCTGCCGTGTGAGCACCCTCACCGGCCCGGAGGACGCAGTTCGCCAGCGCGTCGACGCCCCGCCACGGTGCGTTCCGTGACCGCGGTCTCAGAGCGGCCGGCGAGCACCCCGTTCGACCTCCGCGACGACCGCCGCGCCAGCGCGAAGACCCGCGCGGAACAGGCCTGCGGAGAGTCAGGACGGCGGTACGGCCGGTCGCGGACCCCGCAGTTCGGCGTACACCGACCAGACCACCGACACCGCCGGGACGGCGACCACCGCGCCGATCACCCCGGCCGAGATGCTGCCGACCAGCACCGAGACCGCGACCACCACGGGGTGCAGGCTGACCGCCCAGCTCATCACCAGCGGGTGCAGGAGGTGGCCCTCGATCTGGCCGATCACCACGATCAGCGCCAGGACGACGATCGCGATCACCGGCCCGCGGGCGGCCAGCGCCACCAGCGAGGCGATCAGCATCGCGATCGGCGAGCCGACCAGCGGGACGAAGGAGGCGAGGAACTCCAGCACGGTCAGCGGCAGGGCGAGCGGCACCCGCAGCAGGAGAAGGGCGATGCCGACCATGATCGCGTTGCTGGCCGCGACGATGAAGATGCCCCGGGTGTAGCCGGCGAAGGTACGCCAGGCCGCGCGGCCGCCCCGGTCGAGGTGGTCGCCGGCGGCGGCCGGCAGCTGGCCGGCGGTCCACCGCCACATCCGCTCGCCCGAGTGCAGGAAGAACACCGACATGAAGAGCGCGAGCGCGGCGCCGGTCGCCACCTCGACCACCCGGCCGGCGCCGCTGACGGCGGTGCTGATCAGGGTCGAGCGGTGTTCGGACAGGAAGTCGGTGACCTTGCGCTGGAGGTCGTCGAAGGTGCCGTGGGCGATGTGCAGGGGTGGTCCCTCCAGCGCCTTCTCCAGTCGGTCGAGGCCGCCCTGGAACTCGTTGGTCAGGCTGGACAGCTCGTTCGCCACGGTCTCGCCGATCAGCGCGAGCAGCCCGGCCGGCACCAGGAGGGCGACGGTCAGCCCGATCAGCACCGCGAGCGGGCGGGGGACCGCCCGGGCGGCCAGGTCGACCAGTGGCCGGACCACCGAGGTGACCACCATCGCGAGGAAGGCCGCCAGCGTGATCAGGTGGAACTTCCCCAGGATGACCAGCACCAGGTACGCGGCCCCCGCGACGACGAGCAGCCGCCAGGCGTAGTCGGAGAGGCGCCGCAGCCCCGCCGGGGCGCCGGCGCCGTTCGCCGCCGGGCGGCCCGGCCGCGCGCGCCCCGGCCGCCTCACCGGCATGCCGTACCGCCGTTCCCCGCCGCCCCACGCGCCGGTACCCGCCGCTGCGATTCCCGCCGCGCCGGTACCTGCCGCGCCGACACCCGTACCTGCTGCCGGGTCGGGGTCCGGCCGCCGGGCCGGGGAGTGCGGGGGTGCGAAAGCGGCATGAACCCTGGATAGCGGCTGGAGCGCCGCGCGGGCTGTTCCCGCGCCGACGGAGGCCCGCCCCCGGGCCGCTCCTTCACCCGGGGGGCCGCCGCCGGGCCGGGCTCACCTCGTGGTGCGCACCCCGTCCAGGGCGATGCCGAGCACCCGGTCGCGCTGTTCCAGGTCGGGGAAGGCGACCGAGGTGATGCCGGAGACCAGCCGCAGCAGGTCGTCGATGCTCATGTCGTCGCGCACCTCGCCGGCCTCCTGGGCGCGCAGCAGCAGGGGCGTGCCCGCGTCGTACATGGACTGGCGGCAGGCGAGGAAGACGTCCGTCAACTCGCCGTCCAGCGCCTCGCGGATCGCGCGCTTGGTCATGGCGTAGTCGACGAACCGGCGCAGCCAGGCGGCCAGCGCCTCCCACGGCGGCTCGCCGGAGACCTCGGCGGCGACCCGGCCGAGGTCGTCGACCTCGTTGGCGTACACCGCCTCGAAGAGGTGCCGGCGGGTCGGGAAGTTGCGGTAGAGGGTGCCGATGCCCACGCCGGCGCGCCGGGCGATGTCCTCCAGGGAGGCGTCGGCGCCGTGCTCGGCGAACGCCTCGCGGGCGGCGACGAGCAGCGCGTCGAAGTTCCGCGCGGCGTCGGCGCGGCGCGGGCGCTGGGCGGCGAGGAACTCGCTCACCACGATCTGGTCCGGCACGGTGACCTCGTTTCGGTGCCCGGATTGAACCGGAGGCTCACCTCCGCTAATCTGGAGGCATGCCTCGACTTTAGCACCGGGGCCCTCGCTTCGGCCTGCCGCGTACGGACGGGCCGTCCCTTCGTCGTGCCGGTCGCCCGCCCGGTCACCCGCTCGGTGACCGCCCGCGACCGGCTGACCACCAGACCGCCCCTATCGCTCCCGCCTGCCCGCGGCGCGCAGCCCTTCCCGCGCGCCGCGTCCCGAGTCCCGAGCTCCGAGTCCCGAGAGGGTTCGATGAACCGCCAGTCACCCCGCCTCACCTTCGGCGTGCTCGCCACCGGCGCGGGCGTGTTCGCCCTGCTCCAGTCGCTGATCACGCCCGCCCTGCCGATCGTCCAGGAGGCGATGCACACCTCGCAGTCCACGGTCACCTGGGTCATGACCGCCTACCTGCTCTCCGCCTCCGTCTTCACCCCGATCCTCGGCCGGGTCGGCGACCAGGTGGGCAAGAAGCGCACCCTGGTCGCCGCACTGGTCGCCCTGCTCGTCGGCTGCCTGGTGGCCGCCCTCGCCCCGAACATCACCGTGCTGATCATCGCCCGGGTCCTCCAGGGCATTGCGGGCGCGCTCTTCCCGCTCTCCTTCGGCATCATCCGCGACGAGTTCCCCGCGGGCCGGGTGCCCGCCGGGATCAGCAACCTGTCCGCCGTGATCGCGGTCGGCAGCGGCCTCGGCATGGTCCTCGCCGGACCGATCGTCGGCGCGCTGGACTACCGCTGGCTCTTCTGGTTCCCCGTCATCGTCGTCGCCGTCACCGCCCTGATCGCCCACCGCTACGTCCCCGAGTCGCCGAACCGCACCGAAGGCAGCGTCAACTGGCTGTCCTCCGTGCTGCTCTCCGGCTGGCTCGTCGCGCTGCTCCTGCCGGTCAGCCAGGCCGCGAAGTGGGGCTGGGGCTCCACCCCCGTCCTCGCGCTGCTCGCCGCCGCCGCGGTCCTCTTCGCCCTCTGGGCGTTCAGCGAGGCCCGCTCCCGCAACCCGCTGATCGACCTGCGCGTGATGCGCCTGCCCGCCGTGTGGACCACCAACACCGCGGCGCTGCTCTTCGGCGGCGGCATGTACGCGGTGTGGGCCTTCCTGCCGGGCTTCGTCCAGACCCCGGCGTCGGCAGGCTACGGCTTCGGCTCCAGCGTCACCGGGGCCGGGCTGCTGATGCTGCCGATGCTGGTCGCGATGTTCGTCTCCGGCATCCTCAGCGGACGGCTGGCCGGCCGCTTCCCCGCCAAGGCACAGCTCGTCACCGGCGCCCTGCTCGGTGCCGCGGCCTGCGCCCTGCTCGCCGCCCGGCACCACGCACCCTCGGACGTCGCCCTGGCGGCCGGCGTGTTCGGGCTCGGCATCGGCCTCGCCTTCGCCTCGATGAGCAACCTCGTCGTGCAGAGCGTCCCCGCCGCCCAGACCGGCGCGGCCACCGGCATGAACGCCAACATCCGCACCATCGGCGGCTCGATGGGCGCGGCCCTGATGACCGGTCTGGTCACCGGCCACCTGCAGGCCTCCGGCCGCCCGTACGAGTCCGGCTACACCCACGGGTTCACCCTGCTCGCGGTGTTCTGCCTGGCGGCCGCACTCGCGGCGCTGCTCGTCCCGACCCGCCGGGCGGTGCCCGCAGCGGCGCCGGTCGCGGCGTCCGCCCCGCAGCGGGAATCCGTCGGCAGCTGACCGCCGCGGGCGGTGGAATCCGCTCGTCGCGACGGCGGGAGAAATCCTCCCCGCTTTCAACGTATATCCGAGTGGGGCCTTGCGGCAAGGCCCTGGTGACGGTCCACAATTCCGGACCGTCAAGGGTTCCGGTGCACGGCGAGTACGAGACGAATGCGCTCGAACTCGCCGTGCCCGGCCCGTTGTTCCGGACTGCGGAGGAGTTCCGTCCATGCGTGTGCTGTTGACGGCGATCGGGTCGCGCGGCGACGTCCAACCGGTGCTGGCCCTGGCGTCCCGGCTGCGCGAGGCGGGGGAGGACGCCCGGGTGTGCGCGCCGCCCGACTTCCGCGGGCTGGCGAAGGGCTCGGGATCCCGTTCACCCCGGTCGGCCCCGTGCTGCGCCCCACCGGCAGGCGCGACCCGGCGGCGGCGCCGCCCACGCCCGAGCAGCGGCGCCGCATGGTCGAGGAGTCCGTCGCCGCGCAGTTCGACGCGGTACGGGCCGCGGCCCGCGGCTGCCACGCCGTCCTGGCCGGCGGATACCTGGTCGCCGCCGCGCCGACGGTGGCCGAGGAGAGCGGAATTCCCTACACCATGGCCGCCTACTGCCCGAATTTCCTGCCCTCCCCGCACCACGCACCGCCGGTGTATCCGATGCGCGGCGAGAAAACGCCGGACGGAAACGTCGGCAACCGCATTCTCTGGGCGCGCGACGCCGACCGCTGGAACGAGACCTGGCGCGACGCGATCAACCGGCACCGGACGGCGGCCGGCCTCGCCCCGGTCGACGACGTCCGCAGCCACCTCTACACCCGCACCCCCTGGCTGGCCGCCGACCCGGTGCTCGCACCCTGGCCCGGACCGGCCGACCACGAGGTCGTCCAGACCGGTGCCTGGCTGCTGCCCGACGAACGCCCGCTGCCGCCCGAACTGGCGGACTTCCTCGACGCCGGCGACCCGCCCGTCCACTTCGGCTTCGGCAGCATCCGCGCCCCGCACGGCCTCGCCGCCGCCATGGTCGGAGCGGCCCGCGCGCACGGCCGCCGGGTGATCCTCTCCCGCGGCTGGGCCGAACTCGCCCTGCCGGACGGCGGACCGGACTGCCTCACCATCGGCGAGGTCAATCAGCAGCGGCTCTTCCGCGGATCGCCGCCGTCGTGCACCACGGCGGCGCGGGCACCACCACCGCCGCAGCCCGGGCCGGCGCCCCCCAGGTCGTCGTCCCCCAACACGTCGACCAGCCCTACTGGGCCGGACGCATCCACGACCTCGGCACCGGCGTCGCCCACACCCCCGGCACACCGACCACCGCCTCCCTCACCGAGGCACTCGCCCGCGCCCTCGCCCCGCAGACCGCGGCCCGGGCCCAGGCCGTCGCCCGCACCGTGCGCACCGACGGCACCGAGACGGCCGCACGGCTGCTGACCGCCTCCCGGCCGTGAGCCGGCACGCCGTCACATCCGCTCGCGACGCCGTCACCGTGCAGCGGCGACCGGCCTCGGCCGAGCCTCGCGACGGCCCGGGTGGCGTCCAGTCGGGCTCGCTGGGCGCACGTCAGATCCAGGTCGACGGCGTCCAGGGCCTCGTCGAGCTGGCCCAGCCGGCTGACGCCGACCAGGGGGAGGACGGCGGGCGAACCACCGAGCAGCCAGGCGTAGACGACCTGGTTGGCGGTGGCGCCCGTCTCCCTCGCCACGGCGTGGAGTTCGGCCAGCGCGCGGGCCGACCACGGGTGGTCGTATTCGGCGGGCAGCGGCTTGCCGGGATCGGTGTAGGCGCCGTTCAGCAGCGCGCTGTACGCCAGCACCGTCACCTCCGGGTGGTCCGCCGCGTACGCCAGCATCGGTTCGTCCAACGACACCTGGTAGTCGAAGTCGGCGTCCGGCGCGGGCGGCAGGAAGGTGTGCCGCTGCTGCAGCGCCACGTACGAGGGGAGGCCGTCTCGCCGGGCGAGTTCGCGGGAGCGGGCGAAGCGCCCGACACCCTGGTTGCTCATGCCGATCTGCTCGGCCAGTCCGTCGGCGACGGCCCCGGCGAAGGCGTCGACGGTCTCCCGCAGCGGCGTCGCCGGGTCGTCGACATGGCCGTACAGCAGGTCGAGCCGGTCGGTGCCGAGCCGGTCCAGACTGCGCCGCACGGCCGCCCGACCGCGGCCCCGGACAGACCCTCCCGGTTCGAGCGGATCGCCCACCTCCAGTCCCAGCAGGGCCATCTCGCCGAGAAGATCGACCACTACCGCACACTGCTGGCGCCGTAGGTGGTGACGGCCGGCGCGCCCGGCGCCGCCGCGGGGGTATGACGTCTGTCATGTCCGGCTGGTGACGCGACGTCCCTACCGGGTACCGGCGCCGCTCGGCCACACTGGTGATCATCACCGGGGCGGGCGCCCCGGGCGGGTACGAGGACAGCGGGGGACACCATGAGCAGCACCGGGACCGGCACGGCCGACACCGACACCACGGCCGCGGCGGCCACCGTACCGCCCGGCCTCGGCGAGATGCGGCTGCCCACCTGGTTCTTCGGTTTCGAGGGTGTCCTCGCCGGTGCCTTCGATCTGCTCCGGGCCTTCCCGTCCGCCTGGCCCGCCCTCGTGGTCCTCGTGGCGGCCAACGTGACCGTCTCGCTGACGCTGCTGCGCAAGCGGCTGCGGCTCGCGAAGCTGCTGTGGCGCGGCAAGGGCACCCGGAAGGTCGCCCTCG is from Streptomyces sp. TLI_235 and encodes:
- a CDS encoding vancomycin aglycone glucosyltransferase; amino-acid sequence: MRAARLPRAGEGLGIPFTPVGPVLRPTGRRDPAAAPPTPEQRRRMVEESVAAQFDAVRAAARGCHAVLAGGYLVAAAPTVAEESGIPYTMAAYCPNFLPSPHHAPPVYPMRGEKTPDGNVGNRILWARDADRWNETWRDAINRHRTAAGLAPVDDVRSHLYTRTPWLAADPVLAPWPGPADHEVVQTGAWLLPDERPLPPELADFLDAGDPPVHFGFGSIRAPHGLAAAMVGAARAHGRRVILSRGWAELALPDGGPDCLTIGEVNQQRLFRGSPPSCTTAARAPPPPQPGPAPPRSSSPNTSTSPTGPDASTTSAPASPTPPAHRPPPPSPRHSPAPSPRRPRPGPRPSPAPCAPTAPRRPHGC
- a CDS encoding TetR family transcriptional regulator; protein product: MPDQIVVSEFLAAQRPRRADAARNFDALLVAAREAFAEHGADASLEDIARRAGVGIGTLYRNFPTRRHLFEAVYANEVDDLGRVAAEVSGEPPWEALAAWLRRFVDYAMTKRAIREALDGELTDVFLACRQSMYDAGTPLLLRAQEAGEVRDDMSIDDLLRLVSGITSVAFPDLEQRDRVLGIALDGVRTTR
- a CDS encoding putative PurR-regulated permease PerM, producing MPVRRPGRARPGRPAANGAGAPAGLRRLSDYAWRLLVVAGAAYLVLVILGKFHLITLAAFLAMVVTSVVRPLVDLAARAVPRPLAVLIGLTVALLVPAGLLALIGETVANELSSLTNEFQGGLDRLEKALEGPPLHIAHGTFDDLQRKVTDFLSEHRSTLISTAVSGAGRVVEVATGAALALFMSVFFLHSGERMWRWTAGQLPAAAGDHLDRGGRAAWRTFAGYTRGIFIVAASNAIMVGIALLLLRVPLALPLTVLEFLASFVPLVGSPIAMLIASLVALAARGPVIAIVVLALIVVIGQIEGHLLHPLVMSWAVSLHPVVVAVSVLVGSISAGVIGAVVAVPAVSVVWSVYAELRGPRPAVPPS
- a CDS encoding EmrB/QacA subfamily drug resistance transporter — its product is MNRQSPRLTFGVLATGAGVFALLQSLITPALPIVQEAMHTSQSTVTWVMTAYLLSASVFTPILGRVGDQVGKKRTLVAALVALLVGCLVAALAPNITVLIIARVLQGIAGALFPLSFGIIRDEFPAGRVPAGISNLSAVIAVGSGLGMVLAGPIVGALDYRWLFWFPVIVVAVTALIAHRYVPESPNRTEGSVNWLSSVLLSGWLVALLLPVSQAAKWGWGSTPVLALLAAAAVLFALWAFSEARSRNPLIDLRVMRLPAVWTTNTAALLFGGGMYAVWAFLPGFVQTPASAGYGFGSSVTGAGLLMLPMLVAMFVSGILSGRLAGRFPAKAQLVTGALLGAAACALLAARHHAPSDVALAAGVFGLGIGLAFASMSNLVVQSVPAAQTGAATGMNANIRTIGGSMGAALMTGLVTGHLQASGRPYESGYTHGFTLLAVFCLAAALAALLVPTRRAVPAAAPVAASAPQRESVGS
- a CDS encoding aldo/keto reductase family protein, with product MVDLLGEMALLGLEVGDPLEPGGSVRGRGRAAVRRSLDRLGTDRLDLLYGHVDDPATPLRETVDAFAGAVADGLAEQIGMSNQGVGRFARSRELARRDGLPSYVALQQRHTFLPPAPDADFDYQVSLDEPMLAYAADHPEVTVLAYSALLNGAYTDPGKPLPAEYDHPWSARALAELHAVARETGATANQVVYAWLLGGSPAVLPLVGVSRLGQLDEALDAVDLDLTCAQRARLDATRAVARLGRGRSPLHGDGVASGCDGVPAHGREAVSSRAAVSVPSVRTVRATAWARAAVCGARARASASVREAVVGVPGVWATPVPRSWMRPAQ